A genomic stretch from Canis lupus familiaris isolate Mischka breed German Shepherd chromosome 17, alternate assembly UU_Cfam_GSD_1.0, whole genome shotgun sequence includes:
- the PTCD3 gene encoding pentatricopeptide repeat domain-containing protein 3, mitochondrial isoform X4, which yields MESRLFLLAKKSGENAAKFIINLHPKYFQKDIAEPHIPCLMPEYFEPQIEDISEAALKERIKLKKVKASVDMFDQLLQAGTTVSLETSNSLLDLLCYYGDREPSTDNHFQQSGKSEELEEDTGENDKKSKKADDQFGVTWRAKNNAERIFALIPEKNSYSYCTMIRGMVKHRALVQALNLYAELLNNRLKADVYTFNALIEATALNMNEKSEDKWNNILELLKQMAAQKVKPNLQTFNTILKCLRRFQAFGRLPALQTFREMKAIGIEPSLATYHHVIQLFYHHENPSKGSSRIIYDIMNEITGQKFTPKDPDDDMFFQSAMRVCSFLRDLELAYQVHGLLNTGDNWKFIGPDHRRNFYYSKFFSLLCLMEQIDVTLKWYKDLVPSVFFPRSQTLIDLLQALDVANRLEVIPQIWKDSKEYGHTFRSDLKEEILMLMARDQHPPELQVAFADCAADIKSTYESQDARQTAPDWPANSLNCIAVLFLRAGRTQEAWKMLGLFRKHNKIPGNKLLNEFMDSAKASNSPAQAIEVVKLAGAFSLPICEGLTQRVMADFAISQEQKEALGNLTSLTSDSDSDSDSDISEGI from the exons ATGGAATCT CGTTTGTTTTTACTGGCAAAGAAGTCTGGAGAGAACGCAGCAaagtttattattaatttacatCCCAAATATTTTCAGAAGGACATAGCTGAACCTCATATACCG TGTTTAATGCCCGAGTACTTTGAACCTCAGATTGAAGATATAAGCGAAGCAGCCTTGAAGGAAAGAATCAAGCTCAAAAAAGTCAAAGCCTCTGTGGACATGTTTGATCAACTCTTGCAAGCAG GAACCACTGTATCTTTGGAAACAAGTAACAGTCTCTTGGACTTACTGTGTTATTATGGTGACCGGGAGCCCTCAACTGATAATCATTTTCAGCAAAGTGGAAAATCAGAGGAGCTG GAAGAGGACACAGGAGAAAATGATAAGAAATCTAAGAAGGCTGATGATCAGTTTGGAGTCACATGGAG GGCAAAAAACAATGCTGAGAGAATCTTTGCTCTAATCCCAGAAAAAAACTCCTATTCCTACTGCACAATGATCCGAGGAATGGTGAAG CACCGAGCTCTTGTGCAGGCATTAAACTTGTATGCTGAATTATTAAACAACAGACTCAAGG CTGATGTGTACACCTTCAATGCACTGATTGAAGCAACAGCATTGAATATGAATGAGAAATCAGAGGACAAATGGAATAATATACTG GAGCTCCTAAAACAAATGGCTGCACAGAAGGTGAAACCAAATCTGCAAACATTTAATACTATTCTGAAATGCCTCCGAAGATTTCAGGCATTTGGAAGATTGCCAGCCTTACAGACCTTTCGTGAAATGAAAGCCATCGGAATAG AACCCTCGCTGGCAACATACCACCATGTTATCCAGTTGTTTTATCACCATG AAAACCCTTCAAAAGGATCATCCCGCATCATCTATGATATTATGAATGAAATAACAGGACAGAAATTTACCCCAAAGGACCCAGATGACG atatgtTTTTTCAGTCGGCCATGAGAGTT TGCTCATTTCTCAGAGATCTAGAACTTGCTTATCAAGTACATGGCCTTTTAAACACTGGAGACAACTGGAAATTCATTGGACCAGATCATCGGCGTAATTTCTATTA TTCTAAGTTTTTCAGTTTGCTTTGTCTCATGGAACAAATTGATGTCACTTTGAAGTGGTATAAGGACCTGGTACCTTCC GTATTCTTTCCCCGTTCCCAAACTTTGATAGATCTTCTCCAAGCATTGGATGTGGCCAACCGACTAGAAGTGATTCCTCAAATTTGGAAAG atAGTAAAGAATATGGTCACACTTTTCGCAGTGACCTCAAAGAAGAGATTCTGATGCTCATGGCGAGGGATCAGCACCCACCAGAG CTTCAGGTGGCGTTTGCAGACTGTGCCGCAGATATCAAATCCACTTACGAGAGCCAGGATGCCAGACAGACTGCTCCTGATTGGCCAGCCAACTCTCTGAACTGTATAGCTGTCCTCTTTTTAAGGGCTGGGAGAACCCAGGAAGCCTG GAAAATGTTGGGGCTTTTCAGGAAGCACAATAAGATCCCTGG aaataaGTTGCTGAATGAGTTTATGGATTCTGCAAAAGCATCCAACAGTCCTGCCCAGGCCATTGAGGTAGTGAAGCTGGCAGGTGCCTTCAGCTTGCCTATTTGTGAAGGCCTCACCCAGAGAGTGATGGCTGACTTTGCAATCAGCCAGGAACAAAA GGAAGCCCTGGGAAACCTAACGTCACTGACCAGTGACAGCGACAGCGACAGTGACAGTGACATCAGTGAAGGCATATAA
- the PTCD3 gene encoding pentatricopeptide repeat domain-containing protein 3, mitochondrial isoform X1 has protein sequence MLREEAKDGGSSDQSLAGVPLQALPEAEGSAGKSVWTDSLLQVRDAWRIPEKEAPGRLPPMCPLFSGSWGTRFYSGSATLPKVEGTNITGIEEVVIPRKKTWDKVAVLQALASTVSRDPTAAPYAFQDDPYLIPASSMESRLFLLAKKSGENAAKFIINLHPKYFQKDIAEPHIPCLMPEYFEPQIEDISEAALKERIKLKKVKASVDMFDQLLQAGTTVSLETSNSLLDLLCYYGDREPSTDNHFQQSGKSEELEEDTGENDKKSKKADDQFGVTWRAKNNAERIFALIPEKNSYSYCTMIRGMVKHRALVQALNLYAELLNNRLKADVYTFNALIEATALNMNEKSEDKWNNILELLKQMAAQKVKPNLQTFNTILKCLRRFQAFGRLPALQTFREMKAIGIEPSLATYHHVIQLFYHHENPSKGSSRIIYDIMNEITGQKFTPKDPDDDMFFQSAMRVCSFLRDLELAYQVHGLLNTGDNWKFIGPDHRRNFYYSKFFSLLCLMEQIDVTLKWYKDLVPSVFFPRSQTLIDLLQALDVANRLEVIPQIWKDSKEYGHTFRSDLKEEILMLMARDQHPPELQVAFADCAADIKSTYESQDARQTAPDWPANSLNCIAVLFLRAGRTQEAWKMLGLFRKHNKIPGNKLLNEFMDSAKASNSPAQAIEVVKLAGAFSLPICEGLTQRVMADFAISQEQKEALGNLTSLTSDSDSDSDSDISEGI, from the exons ATGCTACGCGAAGAAGCCAAAGATGGCGGCAGCAGCGACCAGTCGCTGGCTGGGGTTCCGCTGCAGGCTTTGCCTGAAGCTGAGGGGTCAGCGGGCAAGTCCGTGTGGACAGATTCCCTGCTGCAGGTACGAGATGCTTGGAGAATCCCTGAGAAAGAGGCCCCTGGCCGACTTCCTCCAATGTGTCCGCTTTTCTCTGGGAGCTGGGGAACTAG attttattcTGGAAGTGCAACCCTCCCAAAGGTTGAAGGAACTAATATAAcag gGATTGAAGAAGTGGTCAttccaagaaagaaaacttg GGATAAAGTGGCTGTTCTTCAAGCACTTGCATCCACAGTGAGTAGG GACCCCACAGCTGCCCCTTACGCATTTCAGGATGATCCTTACCTCATACCAGCATCCTCTATGGAATCT CGTTTGTTTTTACTGGCAAAGAAGTCTGGAGAGAACGCAGCAaagtttattattaatttacatCCCAAATATTTTCAGAAGGACATAGCTGAACCTCATATACCG TGTTTAATGCCCGAGTACTTTGAACCTCAGATTGAAGATATAAGCGAAGCAGCCTTGAAGGAAAGAATCAAGCTCAAAAAAGTCAAAGCCTCTGTGGACATGTTTGATCAACTCTTGCAAGCAG GAACCACTGTATCTTTGGAAACAAGTAACAGTCTCTTGGACTTACTGTGTTATTATGGTGACCGGGAGCCCTCAACTGATAATCATTTTCAGCAAAGTGGAAAATCAGAGGAGCTG GAAGAGGACACAGGAGAAAATGATAAGAAATCTAAGAAGGCTGATGATCAGTTTGGAGTCACATGGAG GGCAAAAAACAATGCTGAGAGAATCTTTGCTCTAATCCCAGAAAAAAACTCCTATTCCTACTGCACAATGATCCGAGGAATGGTGAAG CACCGAGCTCTTGTGCAGGCATTAAACTTGTATGCTGAATTATTAAACAACAGACTCAAGG CTGATGTGTACACCTTCAATGCACTGATTGAAGCAACAGCATTGAATATGAATGAGAAATCAGAGGACAAATGGAATAATATACTG GAGCTCCTAAAACAAATGGCTGCACAGAAGGTGAAACCAAATCTGCAAACATTTAATACTATTCTGAAATGCCTCCGAAGATTTCAGGCATTTGGAAGATTGCCAGCCTTACAGACCTTTCGTGAAATGAAAGCCATCGGAATAG AACCCTCGCTGGCAACATACCACCATGTTATCCAGTTGTTTTATCACCATG AAAACCCTTCAAAAGGATCATCCCGCATCATCTATGATATTATGAATGAAATAACAGGACAGAAATTTACCCCAAAGGACCCAGATGACG atatgtTTTTTCAGTCGGCCATGAGAGTT TGCTCATTTCTCAGAGATCTAGAACTTGCTTATCAAGTACATGGCCTTTTAAACACTGGAGACAACTGGAAATTCATTGGACCAGATCATCGGCGTAATTTCTATTA TTCTAAGTTTTTCAGTTTGCTTTGTCTCATGGAACAAATTGATGTCACTTTGAAGTGGTATAAGGACCTGGTACCTTCC GTATTCTTTCCCCGTTCCCAAACTTTGATAGATCTTCTCCAAGCATTGGATGTGGCCAACCGACTAGAAGTGATTCCTCAAATTTGGAAAG atAGTAAAGAATATGGTCACACTTTTCGCAGTGACCTCAAAGAAGAGATTCTGATGCTCATGGCGAGGGATCAGCACCCACCAGAG CTTCAGGTGGCGTTTGCAGACTGTGCCGCAGATATCAAATCCACTTACGAGAGCCAGGATGCCAGACAGACTGCTCCTGATTGGCCAGCCAACTCTCTGAACTGTATAGCTGTCCTCTTTTTAAGGGCTGGGAGAACCCAGGAAGCCTG GAAAATGTTGGGGCTTTTCAGGAAGCACAATAAGATCCCTGG aaataaGTTGCTGAATGAGTTTATGGATTCTGCAAAAGCATCCAACAGTCCTGCCCAGGCCATTGAGGTAGTGAAGCTGGCAGGTGCCTTCAGCTTGCCTATTTGTGAAGGCCTCACCCAGAGAGTGATGGCTGACTTTGCAATCAGCCAGGAACAAAA GGAAGCCCTGGGAAACCTAACGTCACTGACCAGTGACAGCGACAGCGACAGTGACAGTGACATCAGTGAAGGCATATAA
- the PTCD3 gene encoding pentatricopeptide repeat domain-containing protein 3, mitochondrial isoform X2: MAAAATSRWLGFRCRLCLKLRGQRASPCGQIPCCRTFIFCRFYSGSATLPKVEGTNITGIEEVVIPRKKTWDKVAVLQALASTVSRDPTAAPYAFQDDPYLIPASSMESRLFLLAKKSGENAAKFIINLHPKYFQKDIAEPHIPCLMPEYFEPQIEDISEAALKERIKLKKVKASVDMFDQLLQAGTTVSLETSNSLLDLLCYYGDREPSTDNHFQQSGKSEELEEDTGENDKKSKKADDQFGVTWRAKNNAERIFALIPEKNSYSYCTMIRGMVKHRALVQALNLYAELLNNRLKADVYTFNALIEATALNMNEKSEDKWNNILELLKQMAAQKVKPNLQTFNTILKCLRRFQAFGRLPALQTFREMKAIGIEPSLATYHHVIQLFYHHENPSKGSSRIIYDIMNEITGQKFTPKDPDDDMFFQSAMRVCSFLRDLELAYQVHGLLNTGDNWKFIGPDHRRNFYYSKFFSLLCLMEQIDVTLKWYKDLVPSVFFPRSQTLIDLLQALDVANRLEVIPQIWKDSKEYGHTFRSDLKEEILMLMARDQHPPELQVAFADCAADIKSTYESQDARQTAPDWPANSLNCIAVLFLRAGRTQEAWKMLGLFRKHNKIPGNKLLNEFMDSAKASNSPAQAIEVVKLAGAFSLPICEGLTQRVMADFAISQEQKEALGNLTSLTSDSDSDSDSDISEGI; encoded by the exons ATGGCGGCAGCAGCGACCAGTCGCTGGCTGGGGTTCCGCTGCAGGCTTTGCCTGAAGCTGAGGGGTCAGCGGGCAAGTCCGTGTGGACAGATTCCCTGCTGCAG gacttttattttttgcagattttattcTGGAAGTGCAACCCTCCCAAAGGTTGAAGGAACTAATATAAcag gGATTGAAGAAGTGGTCAttccaagaaagaaaacttg GGATAAAGTGGCTGTTCTTCAAGCACTTGCATCCACAGTGAGTAGG GACCCCACAGCTGCCCCTTACGCATTTCAGGATGATCCTTACCTCATACCAGCATCCTCTATGGAATCT CGTTTGTTTTTACTGGCAAAGAAGTCTGGAGAGAACGCAGCAaagtttattattaatttacatCCCAAATATTTTCAGAAGGACATAGCTGAACCTCATATACCG TGTTTAATGCCCGAGTACTTTGAACCTCAGATTGAAGATATAAGCGAAGCAGCCTTGAAGGAAAGAATCAAGCTCAAAAAAGTCAAAGCCTCTGTGGACATGTTTGATCAACTCTTGCAAGCAG GAACCACTGTATCTTTGGAAACAAGTAACAGTCTCTTGGACTTACTGTGTTATTATGGTGACCGGGAGCCCTCAACTGATAATCATTTTCAGCAAAGTGGAAAATCAGAGGAGCTG GAAGAGGACACAGGAGAAAATGATAAGAAATCTAAGAAGGCTGATGATCAGTTTGGAGTCACATGGAG GGCAAAAAACAATGCTGAGAGAATCTTTGCTCTAATCCCAGAAAAAAACTCCTATTCCTACTGCACAATGATCCGAGGAATGGTGAAG CACCGAGCTCTTGTGCAGGCATTAAACTTGTATGCTGAATTATTAAACAACAGACTCAAGG CTGATGTGTACACCTTCAATGCACTGATTGAAGCAACAGCATTGAATATGAATGAGAAATCAGAGGACAAATGGAATAATATACTG GAGCTCCTAAAACAAATGGCTGCACAGAAGGTGAAACCAAATCTGCAAACATTTAATACTATTCTGAAATGCCTCCGAAGATTTCAGGCATTTGGAAGATTGCCAGCCTTACAGACCTTTCGTGAAATGAAAGCCATCGGAATAG AACCCTCGCTGGCAACATACCACCATGTTATCCAGTTGTTTTATCACCATG AAAACCCTTCAAAAGGATCATCCCGCATCATCTATGATATTATGAATGAAATAACAGGACAGAAATTTACCCCAAAGGACCCAGATGACG atatgtTTTTTCAGTCGGCCATGAGAGTT TGCTCATTTCTCAGAGATCTAGAACTTGCTTATCAAGTACATGGCCTTTTAAACACTGGAGACAACTGGAAATTCATTGGACCAGATCATCGGCGTAATTTCTATTA TTCTAAGTTTTTCAGTTTGCTTTGTCTCATGGAACAAATTGATGTCACTTTGAAGTGGTATAAGGACCTGGTACCTTCC GTATTCTTTCCCCGTTCCCAAACTTTGATAGATCTTCTCCAAGCATTGGATGTGGCCAACCGACTAGAAGTGATTCCTCAAATTTGGAAAG atAGTAAAGAATATGGTCACACTTTTCGCAGTGACCTCAAAGAAGAGATTCTGATGCTCATGGCGAGGGATCAGCACCCACCAGAG CTTCAGGTGGCGTTTGCAGACTGTGCCGCAGATATCAAATCCACTTACGAGAGCCAGGATGCCAGACAGACTGCTCCTGATTGGCCAGCCAACTCTCTGAACTGTATAGCTGTCCTCTTTTTAAGGGCTGGGAGAACCCAGGAAGCCTG GAAAATGTTGGGGCTTTTCAGGAAGCACAATAAGATCCCTGG aaataaGTTGCTGAATGAGTTTATGGATTCTGCAAAAGCATCCAACAGTCCTGCCCAGGCCATTGAGGTAGTGAAGCTGGCAGGTGCCTTCAGCTTGCCTATTTGTGAAGGCCTCACCCAGAGAGTGATGGCTGACTTTGCAATCAGCCAGGAACAAAA GGAAGCCCTGGGAAACCTAACGTCACTGACCAGTGACAGCGACAGCGACAGTGACAGTGACATCAGTGAAGGCATATAA
- the PTCD3 gene encoding pentatricopeptide repeat domain-containing protein 3, mitochondrial isoform X3 has translation MAAAATSRWLGFRCRLCLKLRGQRASPCGQIPCCRFYSGSATLPKVEGTNITGIEEVVIPRKKTWDKVAVLQALASTVSRDPTAAPYAFQDDPYLIPASSMESRLFLLAKKSGENAAKFIINLHPKYFQKDIAEPHIPCLMPEYFEPQIEDISEAALKERIKLKKVKASVDMFDQLLQAGTTVSLETSNSLLDLLCYYGDREPSTDNHFQQSGKSEELEEDTGENDKKSKKADDQFGVTWRAKNNAERIFALIPEKNSYSYCTMIRGMVKHRALVQALNLYAELLNNRLKADVYTFNALIEATALNMNEKSEDKWNNILELLKQMAAQKVKPNLQTFNTILKCLRRFQAFGRLPALQTFREMKAIGIEPSLATYHHVIQLFYHHENPSKGSSRIIYDIMNEITGQKFTPKDPDDDMFFQSAMRVCSFLRDLELAYQVHGLLNTGDNWKFIGPDHRRNFYYSKFFSLLCLMEQIDVTLKWYKDLVPSVFFPRSQTLIDLLQALDVANRLEVIPQIWKDSKEYGHTFRSDLKEEILMLMARDQHPPELQVAFADCAADIKSTYESQDARQTAPDWPANSLNCIAVLFLRAGRTQEAWKMLGLFRKHNKIPGNKLLNEFMDSAKASNSPAQAIEVVKLAGAFSLPICEGLTQRVMADFAISQEQKEALGNLTSLTSDSDSDSDSDISEGI, from the exons ATGGCGGCAGCAGCGACCAGTCGCTGGCTGGGGTTCCGCTGCAGGCTTTGCCTGAAGCTGAGGGGTCAGCGGGCAAGTCCGTGTGGACAGATTCCCTGCTGCAG attttattcTGGAAGTGCAACCCTCCCAAAGGTTGAAGGAACTAATATAAcag gGATTGAAGAAGTGGTCAttccaagaaagaaaacttg GGATAAAGTGGCTGTTCTTCAAGCACTTGCATCCACAGTGAGTAGG GACCCCACAGCTGCCCCTTACGCATTTCAGGATGATCCTTACCTCATACCAGCATCCTCTATGGAATCT CGTTTGTTTTTACTGGCAAAGAAGTCTGGAGAGAACGCAGCAaagtttattattaatttacatCCCAAATATTTTCAGAAGGACATAGCTGAACCTCATATACCG TGTTTAATGCCCGAGTACTTTGAACCTCAGATTGAAGATATAAGCGAAGCAGCCTTGAAGGAAAGAATCAAGCTCAAAAAAGTCAAAGCCTCTGTGGACATGTTTGATCAACTCTTGCAAGCAG GAACCACTGTATCTTTGGAAACAAGTAACAGTCTCTTGGACTTACTGTGTTATTATGGTGACCGGGAGCCCTCAACTGATAATCATTTTCAGCAAAGTGGAAAATCAGAGGAGCTG GAAGAGGACACAGGAGAAAATGATAAGAAATCTAAGAAGGCTGATGATCAGTTTGGAGTCACATGGAG GGCAAAAAACAATGCTGAGAGAATCTTTGCTCTAATCCCAGAAAAAAACTCCTATTCCTACTGCACAATGATCCGAGGAATGGTGAAG CACCGAGCTCTTGTGCAGGCATTAAACTTGTATGCTGAATTATTAAACAACAGACTCAAGG CTGATGTGTACACCTTCAATGCACTGATTGAAGCAACAGCATTGAATATGAATGAGAAATCAGAGGACAAATGGAATAATATACTG GAGCTCCTAAAACAAATGGCTGCACAGAAGGTGAAACCAAATCTGCAAACATTTAATACTATTCTGAAATGCCTCCGAAGATTTCAGGCATTTGGAAGATTGCCAGCCTTACAGACCTTTCGTGAAATGAAAGCCATCGGAATAG AACCCTCGCTGGCAACATACCACCATGTTATCCAGTTGTTTTATCACCATG AAAACCCTTCAAAAGGATCATCCCGCATCATCTATGATATTATGAATGAAATAACAGGACAGAAATTTACCCCAAAGGACCCAGATGACG atatgtTTTTTCAGTCGGCCATGAGAGTT TGCTCATTTCTCAGAGATCTAGAACTTGCTTATCAAGTACATGGCCTTTTAAACACTGGAGACAACTGGAAATTCATTGGACCAGATCATCGGCGTAATTTCTATTA TTCTAAGTTTTTCAGTTTGCTTTGTCTCATGGAACAAATTGATGTCACTTTGAAGTGGTATAAGGACCTGGTACCTTCC GTATTCTTTCCCCGTTCCCAAACTTTGATAGATCTTCTCCAAGCATTGGATGTGGCCAACCGACTAGAAGTGATTCCTCAAATTTGGAAAG atAGTAAAGAATATGGTCACACTTTTCGCAGTGACCTCAAAGAAGAGATTCTGATGCTCATGGCGAGGGATCAGCACCCACCAGAG CTTCAGGTGGCGTTTGCAGACTGTGCCGCAGATATCAAATCCACTTACGAGAGCCAGGATGCCAGACAGACTGCTCCTGATTGGCCAGCCAACTCTCTGAACTGTATAGCTGTCCTCTTTTTAAGGGCTGGGAGAACCCAGGAAGCCTG GAAAATGTTGGGGCTTTTCAGGAAGCACAATAAGATCCCTGG aaataaGTTGCTGAATGAGTTTATGGATTCTGCAAAAGCATCCAACAGTCCTGCCCAGGCCATTGAGGTAGTGAAGCTGGCAGGTGCCTTCAGCTTGCCTATTTGTGAAGGCCTCACCCAGAGAGTGATGGCTGACTTTGCAATCAGCCAGGAACAAAA GGAAGCCCTGGGAAACCTAACGTCACTGACCAGTGACAGCGACAGCGACAGTGACAGTGACATCAGTGAAGGCATATAA